The sequence below is a genomic window from Anaerolineales bacterium.
CCGCGCGTTGCGCGCGATCCACGCCAACGAAACCGCGGCCGAAACCAGCGGAGTGGACACCGAACGCTACAAGATCCAAGCCCTGGTGATCAGCGCCATGTTCGCCAGCCTGGCCGGCAGCCTGTACGCCCATTTTCAGAGCGCCGTCTCGCCCAGCCCGTTCGGGTTCAAAGCCTCGGTCGAATTGGTGACGATGGCCGCGGTCGGGGGACTCTCCAGCATCTGGGGCGCGCCGCTCGGGGTGGCGGCGATGTTCCTCGTCGGCAACTTGATCCAATCCCAGATGGAAAGCGTGTTCCACATCCGGGGCGGCGAATACGAACTGATCCTCTACGGCCTCGTGTTGGTGCTGATCATGATCTTCATGCCGCAGGGCATGATCACCAGCCTGCGCGCCGCGCGCGCCTTCGGAAGGCGGCCGGCGCAACCCGACGGAGAACGGACGGCATGACGGACCGGGCGGCGGAACTCGAAATCACCGACCTGCGGAAGGATTTCGACGGCCTGATGGCCGTGTTCGACGTTTCCTTTTCGGTCGGGGGCGGCGAAATCGTCGCGCTGATCGGCCCCAACGGAGCCGGCAAGACCACCATCTTCAACATGCTCTCGGGGGTCCTGCCCGCCACCGGCGGCTCCATCCGCTACCGCGGGCGGTTGCTCAACGGCCTCCGGCCCCACGCGATCAACCGGCTCGGGCTGGCGCGCACCTACCAGAACGTGCGCCTGTTCGGAACCATGACCGTGCTGGAAAACGTGATGGTCGGCCGCCATGCCAAGGCGGAGTACGGCGTCCTCAGCACCGCCTTCCGCCTGCCCGCGGCCCGGCGGCAGGAGACGGCAATCCGCACGCAGGCGCTGCGCCAGCTGGAAAGGGTCGGACTGGCGGACAAAGCCGAGGCCGAGGCGCTCAGCCTGCCCTTCGGCCAGCAGCGGCTGTTGGAGATCGCCCGCGCCCTGGCCACCGAGCCGCGTCTGCTCCTGCTCGACGAAGCCGGGTCCGGACTCAACCGGCCGGAGAAGGACGAACTCCAGCGGCTGATCCGCTCCATCCGCGACGGCGGAGTCGCGGTCCTGCTGGTGGAGCACGACATCCCGTTCGTAACCGGATTGTCGGACCGAATCGTCGTGCTCGAGCACGGGGTCAAGATCGCCGAAGGCACGCCGGCCGAAATCCGCAGCGACAAGCGCGTCATTGCGGCGTACCTCGGGGAGGATGTCCGGGACCTATGCTGACCGTCGAGCAACTCAGCGCCTTTTACGGGCGGATCCAAGCCTTGGATGAAGTCACCCTGCGGGTCGCCGAAGGCGAGATCGTCGCCGTCATCGGATCCAACGGGGCGGGCAAATCCACCCTGATGAACGCGATCTCCGGGCTGATCCCATCCCGCGGCGGAAGAATCCTATTCGCCGGGCAACCGATCACGAACCTCCGCGCCGACCGGATCGTGCGCCTGGGAATCAGCCAGGTTCCCGAACGCCGGCAGATATTTTCGACGATGAGCGTGGAAGACAACCTGATCCTCGGCGCCTACCACCGCTTCGGCCGCGACGGCCGCAAGGCGGTCGAGCGGGATCTGCAATCCGTGTTTGATATTTTCCCCCGCCTGCGCGAGCGGATCCACCAGACCGCGGGAACCCTTTCCGGCGGCGAACAGCAGATGCTCGCCCTGGGCCGGGGCTGGATGGCGAAGCCGAAACTTCTACTCATGGACGAGCCCTCGTTGGGGCTCGCGCCGCTGATGGCGCGCGAGATCTTCCGCGTGTCCGGGCAGCTGCGCGAGCGCGGCACGACGATCCTGCTGGTGGAGCAAAACGCGCACGCCGCGCTCGATCTGGCGGACCGCGCCTACGTTCTGGAATCCGGCCGGGTGACGTTCGAGGGCAAGGC
It includes:
- a CDS encoding ABC transporter ATP-binding protein — its product is MTDRAAELEITDLRKDFDGLMAVFDVSFSVGGGEIVALIGPNGAGKTTIFNMLSGVLPATGGSIRYRGRLLNGLRPHAINRLGLARTYQNVRLFGTMTVLENVMVGRHAKAEYGVLSTAFRLPAARRQETAIRTQALRQLERVGLADKAEAEALSLPFGQQRLLEIARALATEPRLLLLDEAGSGLNRPEKDELQRLIRSIRDGGVAVLLVEHDIPFVTGLSDRIVVLEHGVKIAEGTPAEIRSDKRVIAAYLGEDVRDLC
- a CDS encoding ABC transporter ATP-binding protein codes for the protein MLTVEQLSAFYGRIQALDEVTLRVAEGEIVAVIGSNGAGKSTLMNAISGLIPSRGGRILFAGQPITNLRADRIVRLGISQVPERRQIFSTMSVEDNLILGAYHRFGRDGRKAVERDLQSVFDIFPRLRERIHQTAGTLSGGEQQMLALGRGWMAKPKLLLMDEPSLGLAPLMAREIFRVSGQLRERGTTILLVEQNAHAALDLADRAYVLESGRVTFEGKASELGSDERVQKAYLGR